The following proteins come from a genomic window of Thiothrix winogradskyi:
- a CDS encoding SdrD B-like domain-containing protein, with translation MTELYCAAPSITDTVPAPLKIVSYTPMGGSVAAVTVVDKTVSWRLATPVESLPEGVPADGLAAGSTGILKVQVKFPTCGSAAPPAVVSNVASAASAGVTTTSIAPDVSVPAGIDAPCPTPPPAPSPGFTKTGSAAFVQPGGLERWSVNLPTSTSAYTVVETLPAGTQVLLATASNTPKLMNYPEVDCSATATGAFHPLNLPVSDWAEAEFAAGRAGNLHDAAGNPTGCVSTRLPSGMLVTSIKRLRWAVSANLAKQTLDVRLVVDADYVGDGLRNCVESSLHGISCAPLVPVVGQGEPILSLSKITPTGGVVSPDGSTVVYAVPAWKPVVAPAPASNDYVYRVSLAVDELSGTGTQYPILEDVLPASLDYVTGQAGNWWRVAVPSNGVTTEQTACQIPRFSRTVQADGRVKLRWEFPGCQLPVGLSDTGMAVYFSARIRPGVLAGTVVTNVAQFSTGDYPQVTCVNGADAGKTARAFCRSSNMNFSVPQLTTLDSVKWVQGELDSALSRFPNTGKTGLNGAGTYVLEIRNTGNVTNTQVDVRDVLPVVGDTALVTGGARGSQWSLVLAGEISLQRIASDGAVTALTAGEVPAGVQYAANNAEFQFTAVPSGGLQPGEKLRITVPVRQLASESTPASGSIAWNSFAYTASYYDTVTKTTETLLTTEPPKVGLVMVDTAAVAGLSGTVWFDDNGDKQKTADEAAIEGVTVRVYDGATLVAETVTDAAGYYAMWGLSPDTVYRIALDKPDNYLAGNPLAGIPLQGIDEARSGAAGSMTAGYDLGVTLPASLGDRVWWDANGDGVQDADETGVAGVAVALHSADGALVASTQTNAAGLYGFESVLPGDYYLVFSGFPAGYVPTASGMSGNPQTDSDADATGKTPVFALVAGAHANSWDLGLTLPQQTDLSLSKSVNKPAVKRGEAVVYTLVVSNTGAHDANGVQIHDLLPAGLAFQSASPLGEYDPLTGVWQVGWLAAAGHRQLRITAQVR, from the coding sequence GCTTAGCCACGCCGGTTGAGAGTTTGCCGGAAGGCGTGCCAGCCGATGGCTTAGCCGCAGGTTCGACGGGGATTCTCAAAGTACAGGTGAAATTTCCAACTTGTGGAAGTGCCGCACCGCCAGCCGTCGTCAGCAATGTGGCAAGCGCGGCGAGTGCTGGGGTAACGACGACTTCGATTGCACCGGATGTTAGCGTGCCAGCGGGAATTGATGCGCCATGCCCGACTCCACCACCTGCACCCAGCCCCGGTTTTACGAAAACAGGCAGCGCGGCTTTTGTACAGCCGGGTGGTTTGGAACGTTGGAGCGTGAATTTGCCCACTAGCACCAGTGCTTACACGGTAGTGGAAACGCTGCCAGCAGGAACGCAAGTGTTGCTGGCAACTGCGTCGAATACCCCTAAATTGATGAACTACCCGGAAGTGGATTGCAGTGCCACGGCTACGGGGGCGTTTCACCCCTTGAATTTGCCAGTCTCGGATTGGGCGGAAGCGGAATTCGCCGCAGGACGGGCGGGTAATTTGCACGATGCAGCGGGGAATCCGACCGGGTGTGTGTCAACGCGCTTGCCGTCGGGGATGTTGGTGACATCCATCAAGCGTTTGCGTTGGGCAGTGAGCGCGAACCTTGCCAAACAAACGCTGGATGTGCGGCTGGTGGTGGATGCGGATTATGTGGGTGATGGCTTGCGCAATTGCGTGGAATCGTCGTTGCATGGCATAAGCTGTGCGCCGCTGGTGCCAGTAGTGGGGCAGGGCGAGCCGATTTTGAGCCTTAGCAAAATTACTCCGACGGGCGGTGTGGTGTCACCGGATGGTTCGACGGTGGTGTATGCCGTACCCGCTTGGAAGCCAGTTGTCGCGCCTGCACCCGCCAGCAATGATTACGTCTATCGCGTCTCGTTGGCGGTGGATGAATTATCGGGAACCGGTACGCAATACCCGATTTTGGAAGATGTGTTGCCTGCGAGTTTGGATTATGTCACAGGGCAGGCGGGCAATTGGTGGCGAGTTGCCGTGCCGAGTAATGGGGTAACGACGGAACAAACGGCGTGTCAGATACCGCGTTTCAGCCGTACCGTGCAGGCGGATGGGCGGGTGAAATTGCGCTGGGAATTCCCCGGTTGTCAGTTGCCAGTGGGGTTGTCAGATACGGGCATGGCGGTGTATTTCAGTGCGAGAATTCGCCCCGGTGTGTTGGCGGGAACGGTTGTGACCAATGTGGCGCAGTTTTCGACGGGCGATTACCCGCAAGTGACGTGCGTAAACGGTGCGGATGCGGGCAAGACTGCGCGGGCATTTTGCCGTTCCAGCAATATGAATTTTAGTGTGCCGCAATTGACGACCTTGGATAGCGTGAAGTGGGTACAGGGTGAGCTGGACAGCGCATTGAGCCGTTTTCCGAATACGGGCAAGACGGGGTTGAACGGGGCGGGAACGTATGTGCTGGAAATTCGCAACACCGGCAATGTGACGAATACGCAAGTGGATGTGCGCGATGTTTTGCCCGTTGTGGGCGATACTGCGTTGGTAACAGGCGGAGCGCGTGGCTCGCAGTGGAGTTTGGTGCTGGCGGGTGAGATTAGCCTGCAACGGATTGCCAGTGATGGTGCGGTGACGGCATTGACGGCGGGTGAAGTGCCTGCTGGGGTGCAATACGCGGCAAATAATGCCGAATTTCAGTTTACGGCTGTGCCAAGTGGTGGTTTGCAGCCGGGGGAAAAGCTACGCATCACTGTGCCGGTGCGGCAATTAGCGAGTGAATCAACGCCTGCGAGTGGCAGCATTGCATGGAATAGCTTTGCCTATACAGCGAGTTATTACGATACCGTTACCAAAACCACTGAAACTTTGTTAACGACTGAGCCACCCAAAGTGGGGTTGGTGATGGTGGATACCGCAGCGGTGGCAGGCTTGAGTGGCACGGTGTGGTTTGATGACAATGGCGATAAGCAAAAAACAGCGGATGAAGCGGCAATCGAAGGCGTGACCGTGCGGGTGTATGACGGCGCAACGTTGGTGGCAGAAACGGTGACAGATGCTGCTGGGTATTACGCTATGTGGGGCTTGTCGCCTGATACGGTTTACCGCATTGCACTGGATAAGCCGGATAATTATTTGGCAGGTAATCCGCTGGCAGGAATACCGCTGCAAGGTATTGATGAAGCGCGTTCGGGCGCGGCGGGGAGCATGACGGCGGGTTATGATCTGGGTGTTACGCTGCCTGCATCCTTGGGCGATAGGGTGTGGTGGGATGCCAACGGTGATGGGGTGCAGGATGCCGATGAAACGGGAGTCGCGGGGGTGGCGGTGGCGTTGCATTCTGCTGATGGGGCGTTGGTGGCGAGTACTCAGACGAATGCGGCGGGGCTGTATGGGTTTGAGTCCGTGTTGCCCGGTGATTATTACTTGGTGTTTAGTGGTTTTCCTGCGGGGTATGTGCCAACTGCCAGTGGCATGAGTGGTAATCCGCAAACCGATAGTGATGCGGATGCGACCGGCAAAACGCCGGTGTTTGCGTTGGTGGCGGGCGCACACGCGAATTCGTGGGATTTGGGTTTGACCTTGCCCCAGCAAACCGATTTGAGTTTGAGCAAAAGCGTGAATAAGCCAGCGGTAAAGCGGGGTGAGGCGGTGGTGTATACGTTGGTGGTCAGCAATACGGGGGCGCATGACGCGAACGGCGTGCAAATTCACGATCTGTTGCCTGCTGGTTTGGCGTTCCAGAGTGCGAGTCCGTTGGGGGAATACGATCCGCTGACGGGGGTGTGGCAGGTGGGCTGGTTGGCTGCTGCGGGGCATCGGCAGTTACGGATTACGGCGCAGGTGCGATAA
- a CDS encoding DMT family transporter, giving the protein MQHSFLDRFSPYLLLVLTISFWAGNFNLARAIHADVPPLGLSFWRWAVAALILLPFAWGSMRVALPLAREHWRLVLALAVLGIAGFNSLVYVGLQTTTATNGVLLQSVTPITMILLAGLVLHEKSTLAQWLGIGVSLVGVLVIITKADWQVLQQLAFNRGDMWIVLATLDWSLYTVLLRKLPQGLRGTPILGFSITLGALAILPLYLYESFTFQTMPFTTLSVASVAYVAVFPSLLAYMFWNHATQKLGVSRTGQFSHLMPVFGILLATLLLGERLQFYHAIGMILVAAGILLANKKRI; this is encoded by the coding sequence ATGCAACATTCATTTCTTGATCGGTTTTCCCCTTACTTGCTGCTGGTACTGACGATTTCGTTCTGGGCGGGTAATTTTAATTTGGCACGGGCTATCCATGCCGACGTGCCGCCGTTGGGCTTGTCGTTTTGGCGTTGGGCGGTGGCGGCGTTGATTTTATTGCCGTTTGCGTGGGGTTCGATGCGAGTGGCGTTGCCGTTGGCGCGTGAGCATTGGCGGTTGGTGTTGGCGTTGGCGGTGCTGGGGATCGCGGGTTTCAACAGTCTGGTGTATGTCGGCTTGCAAACCACCACGGCAACGAATGGGGTATTGCTGCAATCGGTTACGCCGATCACGATGATTTTGTTGGCGGGCTTGGTGCTGCATGAAAAGAGTACGTTGGCGCAATGGTTGGGGATCGGGGTATCGTTGGTGGGCGTGTTGGTGATTATTACCAAGGCGGATTGGCAGGTGTTGCAGCAGTTGGCGTTCAATCGCGGCGATATGTGGATTGTATTGGCAACGTTGGATTGGTCGTTGTATACGGTGTTATTGCGTAAGTTGCCGCAAGGTTTGCGGGGAACGCCTATTTTGGGGTTTTCGATTACCTTGGGGGCGTTGGCGATTTTGCCACTGTATCTGTATGAAAGTTTCACGTTTCAGACCATGCCGTTCACAACGCTGAGTGTGGCGAGTGTTGCGTATGTGGCGGTGTTTCCGTCGTTGTTGGCATATATGTTTTGGAATCATGCCACGCAAAAGCTGGGCGTAAGTCGCACGGGGCAGTTTAGCCATTTGATGCCGGTGTTTGGGATTTTGTTGGCGACGTTGTTGCTGGGGGAACGCTTGCAGTTTTACCATGCAATCGGGATGATATTAGTAGCTGCTGGGATTTTGCTGGCAAACAAGAAAAGGATTTGA